One Microbacter margulisiae genomic window carries:
- a CDS encoding DUF4292 domain-containing protein: MNKVYSRPFWIYIIAVGLVTMNLISCSSTKKLAATHSTISNQAKIKTFSPEIPQFDTWNIGKCKVSLTMNDRNITVPASLRIVKDSLISLSIQPLLGIEMYRAELTPDSISLIDRGNHMVFTTSYEFFTKKFGIPIHFSDIQAILTDNLLKNTTTPEVNSQPQDSVAKWMTSRNELKIEYAISQANQLVQTLITKNDSQAIFQCIYAQFVKIGEQLVPTSCAMSVSSNNRHAEMTLTYQNVNVNTGIHSRPLNTSHYQRVSLDQILPF, encoded by the coding sequence ATGAACAAAGTATATTCCAGACCATTTTGGATTTATATAATTGCGGTCGGATTGGTGACCATGAATTTAATATCATGTAGTTCAACCAAGAAATTAGCGGCTACACATTCGACAATATCCAACCAAGCTAAAATTAAGACATTTTCTCCTGAAATTCCACAGTTTGATACATGGAACATCGGAAAATGTAAAGTCTCACTCACAATGAACGACCGGAATATTACAGTTCCAGCCTCTTTGCGAATCGTAAAAGACAGTCTTATATCACTTTCAATACAACCTCTTTTGGGAATTGAGATGTATCGGGCAGAACTGACTCCTGATTCAATTTCCCTGATCGATCGTGGAAACCATATGGTGTTCACTACTTCATACGAATTTTTCACAAAGAAGTTTGGAATTCCCATCCATTTTAGTGACATACAAGCTATTCTGACAGACAATTTATTGAAAAATACGACAACACCAGAGGTAAACTCTCAGCCTCAAGATAGCGTAGCAAAATGGATGACGTCCCGCAATGAGTTAAAAATTGAATATGCCATTTCGCAAGCAAATCAATTAGTCCAAACACTGATTACAAAAAATGACAGCCAGGCAATATTTCAGTGCATCTATGCACAATTTGTCAAGATAGGAGAACAATTGGTTCCAACCAGTTGCGCGATGTCAGTGTCGTCCAACAACCGACACGCTGAAATGACCTTAACATACCAAAATGTCAACGTAAACACAGGAATTCATTCACGACCTTTGAACACATCTCATTATCAAAGAGTTTCTTTAGATCAAATCTTGCCATTCTAA
- a CDS encoding murein hydrolase activator EnvC family protein — protein MKRFFVFVLIFSVVGLPLFSQSIKELELQRKRMLESISMTNKMLSKTQQSANSTINRLVIIRKNIGLRQKLIVNLNQEISVLDQTIDTLQNEQNTLELHLNNLKKDYARLLQESQMRQDTYSELLFLFSSQSIAQAYRRMRYLKEFSDYRKRQAEEIISVEKKVAFQQQLLTQTRDAKESLRQQKESESQKLKTEQQKANQTYYSLKGQERNLRSQLTRQQRIANALNAKIEQLIAEEIRRAEERKRAEAAAAARKKAEASKTGIVRKQTPTRTQGQSIDYMTKEEQLIAGSFAANKGRLPWPVEKGFISQHFGIQQHPILQHVTTNNKGIYIQTQRNADARAIFEGVVTERFSLPGSNNAIIIKHGNYRTVYANLTTIYVREGQHVSAKQKIGRIYTDDENGGKTELYLMIWKDKTPLNPELWLAH, from the coding sequence ATGAAACGATTTTTCGTGTTTGTTCTAATCTTTTCAGTTGTCGGATTGCCTTTATTTTCTCAAAGTATCAAAGAATTAGAATTACAACGAAAGAGAATGTTGGAATCCATTTCGATGACAAATAAAATGTTGAGCAAGACACAACAATCTGCAAATTCAACTATCAACAGACTCGTTATTATTCGTAAAAACATAGGACTGAGACAAAAACTTATAGTAAACCTAAATCAGGAAATATCAGTCTTGGATCAAACCATTGACACTCTGCAAAATGAACAAAACACACTGGAACTGCACCTGAATAATCTCAAAAAGGATTATGCCCGGTTGCTTCAAGAGAGCCAAATGCGTCAGGATACCTATTCCGAATTGTTATTTCTTTTCTCGTCCCAATCTATAGCTCAGGCCTATCGACGTATGCGGTATTTAAAGGAGTTTAGTGATTATCGAAAAAGACAGGCAGAAGAAATCATTTCCGTAGAGAAAAAAGTGGCTTTCCAGCAACAACTGCTAACTCAGACCCGTGATGCAAAAGAATCATTGCGTCAGCAAAAAGAAAGTGAAAGTCAGAAATTAAAAACAGAACAACAAAAAGCAAACCAAACGTACTATTCACTAAAAGGTCAGGAGAGGAACTTACGTTCACAATTAACTAGACAACAGAGAATTGCGAATGCTTTGAATGCAAAAATAGAACAACTTATTGCAGAAGAAATTCGTCGTGCAGAAGAACGTAAACGGGCGGAAGCTGCTGCTGCAGCCAGAAAAAAAGCAGAGGCTTCCAAAACCGGCATTGTCCGAAAACAGACTCCAACACGAACACAGGGACAATCTATCGATTATATGACAAAAGAAGAGCAGCTTATCGCCGGCAGTTTTGCTGCAAATAAAGGGCGGTTACCTTGGCCTGTCGAAAAAGGATTTATTAGTCAACATTTCGGGATACAACAACACCCTATTTTACAGCATGTTACAACAAACAACAAAGGAATTTACATTCAGACGCAACGCAATGCAGATGCTAGAGCCATTTTTGAAGGTGTGGTAACGGAACGTTTTTCACTTCCGGGGAGTAACAATGCCATTATTATAAAACATGGAAATTATCGGACAGTGTATGCGAACCTGACAACAATTTATGTAAGAGAAGGGCAGCATGTTTCTGCAAAACAAAAAATTGGCAGGATATACACTGACGATGAAAATGGTGGAAAAACAGAACTATATTTGATGATATGGAAAGATAAAACGCCATTAAATCCCGAATTATGGTTGGCTCATTAA
- a CDS encoding RNA methyltransferase produces MMISAATLKWIHTLSQKKQRDEQLLFVAEGYKTIQELLPYFFCKLLLTTEEQWQSHPLNIDSRTETIQAAHKAIERASLQKTPQGMIAVFEKPVNKKEIPFLTSGLYLALDGIQNPGNLGTIIRIADWFGIKHIFCSPDSADAFNPKTVQATMGSLGRVSVSYVYLEEFIKKNINQLPIYGTFLEGDSLFHVSLPQDALIVLGNEGNGISASVAKCVPNALKIPSFPEGAATAESLNVATAAAIICAEFRRSTL; encoded by the coding sequence ATGATGATTTCAGCAGCTACCCTAAAATGGATTCATACTTTATCACAAAAAAAGCAACGCGACGAACAGTTATTATTTGTAGCTGAAGGATATAAAACAATTCAGGAATTATTACCATATTTCTTTTGTAAGCTACTATTGACTACCGAAGAGCAATGGCAATCACATCCTCTGAACATAGACAGCCGGACTGAAACTATTCAGGCTGCACACAAAGCTATAGAGCGAGCTTCACTACAGAAAACGCCGCAAGGAATGATAGCTGTTTTTGAAAAGCCAGTAAATAAAAAAGAAATCCCATTCTTAACTTCCGGCCTTTACCTTGCTCTTGATGGAATCCAGAACCCAGGCAATCTGGGAACAATTATTCGCATTGCGGATTGGTTCGGTATCAAGCATATATTTTGTTCTCCGGATAGCGCCGATGCCTTCAATCCGAAAACAGTACAAGCAACTATGGGGTCTTTGGGAAGAGTCAGCGTTTCATATGTTTATTTAGAGGAATTCATTAAAAAGAATATCAACCAATTACCAATATATGGAACATTTCTCGAAGGAGACTCGTTGTTTCATGTATCGTTGCCCCAAGATGCGCTAATTGTTTTAGGAAATGAAGGTAATGGAATCTCTGCTTCAGTAGCCAAGTGCGTTCCGAATGCATTGAAAATTCCATCCTTTCCAGAAGGAGCAGCAACTGCAGAATCGTTGAATGTAGCAACAGCGGCTGCCATCATATGCGCGGAATTCAGGCGGTCAACACTTTGA